From Apium graveolens cultivar Ventura chromosome 9, ASM990537v1, whole genome shotgun sequence, the proteins below share one genomic window:
- the LOC141685195 gene encoding putative beta-1,3-galactosyltransferase 2 produces the protein MNIICLFMNDILISSYFRICAVPEAKGISRSTRIEDEKLKLVAEGCNPRVDKAEETSGEFLKAQHTVQSLDKTISYLEMELATARVVQDSILTGIPVSGDLSVTESTKRRKYLIMIGINTAFSSRKRRDSVRATWMQQGN, from the exons ATGAATATAATTTGCTTGTTTATGAATGACATATTAATCAGTAGTTATTTTAGAATATGTGCAGTGCCAGAAGCTAAAGGGATATCAAGATCAACTAGGATTGAAGATGAAAAGCTAAAGTTAGTTGCAGAGGGTTGCAATCCAAGAGTT GACAAGGCTGAGGAAACTTCTGGAGAATTTTTAAAAGCACAGCACACTGTGCA GTCGCTAGATAAAACAATATCTTATCTGGAAATGGAATTAGCTACAGCAAGGGTCGTGCAAGATTCTATACTCACTGGTATACCTGTATCTGGAGACTTGAGTGTAACTGAATCAACAAAGAGAAGAAAATATTTAATAATGATTGGAATTAACACTGCCTTTAGCAGCCGAAAGAGAAGAGACTCTGTTCGTGCAACATGGATGCAACAGGGTAACTAA